The following coding sequences are from one Oncorhynchus kisutch isolate 150728-3 linkage group LG23, Okis_V2, whole genome shotgun sequence window:
- the LOC109868498 gene encoding WW domain-binding protein 1-like: MPQKTLGSIVGLLCTGTWLVQGKEFCFGVNNEQYRCEMGYCCGETECCTYYYELWWFWLVWTLIIMLSCCCAYRHRRVKMRLQQEQRQREISLMAYQGASSSFISPPPLNLRFWTDCKLPDYEEVVGHPPTPPPPYSEIPPETTPPILLPPIQSEAAVVLEPPTEDTPREEQAASSSADQESTSAPSKSQRPVEEELVTRRRHVTGDSGIEVCVCQLDESSGPEEDEEQVCQGARGDCCSASEHHHIRHKERTPGPQPKGQAASTGDRLI; the protein is encoded by the exons ATGCCACAGAAAACACTGGGATCCATTGTTGGTCTGCTTTGCACCGGGACCTGGTTGGTACAG GGAAAGGAATTCTGTTTTGGAGTGAACAATGAGCAATACCGGTGTGAGATGGGCTACTGCTGCGGGGAGACAGAGTGCTGCACTTACTACTATGAGCTGTGGT GGTTCTGGCTGGTGTGGACCCTCATCATAATGCTGAGTTGCTGCTGTGCCTACCGTCACCGTCGGGTCAAGATGCGGCTGCAGCAGGAGCAGCGCCAGCGCGAAATCAGCCTTATGGCCTATCAGGGAGCTTCTAGTTCTTtcatctcccctccacccctcaacTTGA GGTTCTGGACAGACTGCAAGCTTCCTGACTATGAAGAGGTGGTGGGTCATCCCCCGACTCCACCTCCGCCTTACTCTGAGATCCCCCCAGAGACCACCCCTCCTATCCTACTGCCCCCCATCCAATCAGAAGCTGCTGTGGTGCTGGAGCCCCCAACAGAGGACACTCCAAGAGAAGAGCAGGCCGCTAGTTCCTCAGCAGACCAGGAATCCACATCTGCTCCCAGCAAATCACAACGACCGGTGGAAGAGGAGCTGGTGACCCGGCGCAGGCATGTGACTGGCGACTCAGGgatcgaggtgtgtgtgtgccaactGGACGAGAGCTCTGGGCCGGAAGAGGACGAGGAGCAGGTGTGTCAGGGGGCCAGGGGGGACTGCTGCTCTGCCTCTGAGCACCACCACATCAGACACAAAGAGAGAACCCCAGGGCCTCAGCCCAAAGGCCAGGCCGCCAGCACCGGAGACCGCCTGATCTGA